In one Canis lupus dingo isolate Sandy chromosome 16, ASM325472v2, whole genome shotgun sequence genomic region, the following are encoded:
- the INSIG1 gene encoding insulin-induced gene 1 protein isoform X1, translating into MPRLDDHCWSCSCAQGARHRGLPVAGAGGLAAKVGDMLSPAALAARRGPDPAPAHGPRSPGAGGARGAGGGSPGSWHHHLVRRSLVLFSVGVVLALVLNLLQVQRNVTLFPEEVIATIFSSAWWVPPCCGTAAAVVGLLYPCIDSHLGEPHKFKREWASVMRCVAVFVGINHASAKLDFANNVQLSLTLAALSLGLWWTFDRSRSGLGLGITIAFLATLITQLLVYNGVYQYTSPDFLYIRSWLPCIFFSGGVTVGNIGRQLAMGVPEKPHSD; encoded by the exons GGAGGGCTGGCGGCTAAAGTGGGAGACATGCTCAGCCCCGCGGCGCTGGCGGCCCGCCGCGGCCCGGACCCCGCGCCCGCTCACGGGCCTCgcagccccggggcggggggggctcgcGGCGCTGGCGGCGGCTCCCCGGGCAGCTGGCACCACCACCTGGTGCGACGGAGCCTGGTGCTGTTCTCGGTGGGGGTCGTGCTGGCCCTGGTGCTCAACCTGCTGCAGGTGCAGCGGAACGTCACGCTGTTCCCCGAGGAGGTCATCGCCACCATCTTCTCGTCGGCCTGGTGGGTCCCGCCGTGCTGCGGGACGGCGGCCG CTGTGGTGGGCTTGCTGTACCCCTGCATCGACAGTCACCTGGGAGAACCACACAAGTTTAAGAGAGAGTGGGCCAGCGTGATGCGCTGTGTGGCTGTGTTTGTTGGCATCAACCACGCCAGTGCT AAATTGGATTTTGCCAATAACGTCCAGCTCTCCTTGACGTTAGCAGCCCTGTCTTTGGGCCTCTGGTGGACATTTGACCGTTCAAGAAGTGGCCTTGGGCTTGGGATCACTATTGCCTTCCTGGCCACTCTGATCACTCAGCTGCTGGTGTACAATGGTGTCTATCA ATACACGTCCCCAGACTTTCTCTACATCCGCTCCTGGCTGCCGTGTATCTTCTTCTCAGGAGGTGTCACCGTGGGCAACATAGGACGGCAGCTGGCGATG GGCGTTCCTGAAAAGCCGCACAGTGACTGA
- the INSIG1 gene encoding insulin-induced gene 1 protein isoform X2, giving the protein MRCVAVFVGINHASAKLDFANNVQLSLTLAALSLGLWWTFDRSRSGLGLGITIAFLATLITQLLVYNGVYQYTSPDFLYIRSWLPCIFFSGGVTVGNIGRQLAMGVPEKPHSD; this is encoded by the exons ATGCGCTGTGTGGCTGTGTTTGTTGGCATCAACCACGCCAGTGCT AAATTGGATTTTGCCAATAACGTCCAGCTCTCCTTGACGTTAGCAGCCCTGTCTTTGGGCCTCTGGTGGACATTTGACCGTTCAAGAAGTGGCCTTGGGCTTGGGATCACTATTGCCTTCCTGGCCACTCTGATCACTCAGCTGCTGGTGTACAATGGTGTCTATCA ATACACGTCCCCAGACTTTCTCTACATCCGCTCCTGGCTGCCGTGTATCTTCTTCTCAGGAGGTGTCACCGTGGGCAACATAGGACGGCAGCTGGCGATG GGCGTTCCTGAAAAGCCGCACAGTGACTGA